AAACATGCTTCAAgtattcaagaaggttgaggtaaccattccacttCTTGATGCCATTcaacaaattccgaagtatgcTAAGATTTTAAAAGACTTGTGTACATATAAAGATAGGACTGGTGAGTTGGAAACATTGTCATTGGGTAGTTCCATTTCCTCATTGATGAAATCCATTCcggaaaagtgtagtgaccccgGACCATGTTTAGTATCTTGTTGGATTGGTGGAGTTACcttttatgattgcatgtgtgatttgggGGCCTATGTGAGTATCATGACACTCTCTATATTTGCaaggttgaatttagctccattgaaaAGGTCGGCCGCCAAATTTGTCTTAGCCGATAAGAGTGTGATCACCATAGTAGGGATAGCGAAAGATATGCTTGTGACAATCAAGGATTTAGTGTTTCTAGTTGATTTCtatatccttgaaatgcctccaacggATAATAGAAGTTCTTCCTCCGTTTTGCTTGGTAGACCTTTTTTGAAGGCctctaaatttaaattggatGCCTTTACCGGCACATACTCTTTTGAGGTAGGTGACAAGACCATCAAGTTCAACTTGGAAGAGGCCATAAGACATTCACCTTAAGAGCACTccgttctccgatgtgatgtaattgacgAGGTAGTAGCGGAGATACAAAGTGAAGATTACAACAGGTTGTACTATCCTATTATTGAAGGGAAGGATAAACATGAGGATAAACAAGAGAAAATCGATGAGGATGAGCTTCATGATCATGGTGAAAAAGAACCTCAACTTGAagtgaaaaccgaattgaagccTCTACCTTCTCActtgaaatatgcattccttgaggacaaccaaaggtttctGGTAATCATTGCTAGTGAGCTCTCTAGCCAATAAGAAGAGAAGATCCTAGAGGTCCTAAAGAAGCACAAGAAAGCAATCGGTTGGAGCTTGGCTGACCTTGTGGGGATTAACCCATGTATGTGCATGCATCGCATCTTCCTCCAAGAGGGAGCTTGGCCGGTTAGACAACTTCAAAGAAGGTTCAACCCCATCATTCTTGATGTGGTAAAAAAGGAAGTCACAAGGTTGTTTGATGCAGCCATTATTTATCTGATTTCTgatagtgagtgggtgagcccagtTCAAGTTGTTCCAAAGAAATCAGGAATCACTGCTATCAAGAAGAAAGATAGTGAAATGGTCACGACAAGGGTGCAAAATGCTTGGCGGGtatgcattgattataggaagctAAATGCTGCAACAAGGAAAAACCATTACCCCTTTCCCTTTATTGACCAAATGTTGGATCGAAtttcaggtaaatcccattactgcttccttgatggttttactggctacttccagatacatattgctcctgaggACCAGGAAAAGACCACCTTTAGTTGTCCCTTTGGTACCTTTtcttacaaaaggatgccatttgggttatCAATGCACCCGCCACTTTTTAGCAGTGCATGAATCATGTCTTTTCTGATCTCATGGAGggttgtctggaagtctttatggacgaTTTCAGTGTATATGGGACTTCTTTTGATAGCTGTTTAGATAACTTGGCTAAGGTCTTAGAGAGGTGCGTTAACACTAACTTTGTCCTCAATTtcaaaaaatgtcacttcatggtgagacaaggcatagtgttaggacacGTAGTTTCGGGtaaaggcatttctgtagacccggccaaggtcgattggtgcacaaaattgtgatcatcaatggcgccatcaacatggtgcgcacaattgtaatctcaactctttattacaacttcgcacaactaaccagcaagtgcactgggtcgtccaagtaataaaccttacgcgagtaagggtccatcccacggagattgttggtatgaagcaagctatggtcatcttgtaaatctcagtcaggcggattcaaatggttatggaggatgaatgattaaaagataaataagatataaaataaagatagagatactcatgcaattcattggtaagaattttaggtaagcgtatggagatgctttgtcccttccgtctctctgctttcctactgtcttcatccaatccttcttactcctttccatggcaagctgtatgttgggcatcaccgttgtcaatggctacaatcccgtcctctcagtgaaaatgttcaacgcgctctgtcacagcacggctaatcatctgtcggttctcgatcatgtcgaaatagaatccagtgattcttttgcgtctgtcactaacgcccaacactcgcgagtttgaagctcgtcaccaTCATTTAattcttgaatcctactcggaataccacagacaaggtttagactttccggattctcaaaaatggccgccaatggattctagcttataccacgaagattctgattaaggaatccaagagatacacattcaagccttgtttgcatgtagaacagaggtggttgtcaggcacgcgttcataagtgagaataatgatgagagtcacataatcatcacattcatcatgttcttgggtgcgaatgaatatcttagaacaagaataagctgaattgaatagaagaacaatagtaattgcattgatattcgaggtacagcagagctccacaccttaatctatggtgtgtagaaactctaccattgaaaatacataagaacaaggtctaggcatggccgtgaggccagcccccatggtctaagaactaaacgtccaaagattcaaaatacaatagcaaaaggtcctatttatagagaactagtagccaagggtttacagaaatgagtaaatgacgtaaatatccacttccgggcccacttggtgtgtgcttgggctgagcattgaagcattttcgtgtagagacttttcttggagttaaacgccagctttcgtGCCAGTTTGGgccttttgtgccagtttgggcgttttacgccagaactTTTGTGCTGATTTGAACGCTAggttgggccatcaaatctcgggcaaagtatggactattatatatttctggaaagcccaggatgtctactttccaacacaattgagagcgtttCAATTgggttctttagctccagaaaatccacttcgagtgcagggaggtcagaatccaacagcatctacagtccttttttagcctctgaatcagatttttgctcaggtccctcaatttcaggcagaaaatacctgaaatcacagaaaaacacacaaactcatagtaaagtccaaaaaagtgaattttaaataaaaactaataaaaatataataaaaactaactaaaacatactaaaaacatactaaaaacattgccaaaaagcgtataaattatccgctcatcacaacatcaaacttaaattgttgcttgtccccaagcaactgaaaatcaaataagataaaaaagaagagaatatacaacgaattccaaaaatatctatgaagatcagtattaattagatgagcggggcttttagctttttgcctctgaacagttttggcatctcactttatcctttgaagttcagaatgattggcttctatagaaattcagaatccagatagtgttattgattctccgagttaagtatgatgattcttgaacacagctactttatgagtcttggtcgtggcccaaagcactctgttttccagtattaccactggatacatacatgccacagacacataactgggtgaaccttttcagattgtgactcagctttgctagagtccccaattagaggtgtctagggttcttaagcacactctttttgctttggatcacgactttaaccgctcagtctcaagttttcacttgacaccttcacgccacaagcacatggttagggacagcttgctttagccgcttaggccaggatattattcttgtgggccctcctatccactgattctcaaagccttggatcctttttatttttttacccttgccttttggtttaaagggctattggctttttctgcttgctttttctctcttttttttgaatattcactgctttttcttgcttcaagaatcaatttgatgatttttcagatcttcaacaacatttctccttttccatcattctttcaagagccaacaattttaacattcatgaacaacaaattcaaaagacttatgcactgttcaagcatacattcagaaaacaaaagcattgccaccacatcaaaataattaatctgttataaaattcaaaattcatgcatttctttttctttttcaattaagaacatttttcatttaagaaaggtgatagactcataggacattcataactttaaggcatagatacttagacactaatgatcataagacacaaacataaatagatataaagcataaaaatttgaaaaacagggaaataaagaacaaggggattaaagaacgggtccaccttagtgatggcggcttgttcttcctcttgaagatcttatggagtgcttgagctcctcaatgtctcttccttgcctatgttgctcctctctcatgactctttggtcttctctaatttcatggaggaggatggaatgttcttggtgctccacccttagttgtcccatattggaactcaattctcctaagaaggtgttgatttgctcccaataattttgtggaggaaagtgcatcccttgaggcatctcagggatttcatgacgaggaatttcctcatgctcatgtccatgagtgggacctcttgtttgctccattcttttcttagtgatgggcttgtcctcatcaatgaggatgtcttcctctatgttaattccaactgaattacagaggtgacaaatgagatgagtgaaggctaaccttgccaaggtagaggacttgtctgccaccttatagagttcttgggatataacctcataaacttctacttcctctccaatcatgatgctatgaatcatgatagcccagtctatagtaacttcagaccagttgctagtgggaatgattgagcgttggataaactccaatcatcccctagccacgagcttgaggtcatgccttcttagttgaaccggcttccctcttgaatctctcttccattgagcatcctcttcacaaatgtctatgaggacttggtctaacctttgatcaaagttgacccttctagtgtaggggtgtgcatctccttgcattatgggcaagttgaatgccaaccttacattttccggactaaaatctaagcatttctcccgaaccattgtaagccaattctttgggtccgggttcacactttgatcatggttcttggtgatccatgcattggcatagaactcttgaaccattaaaatcccgacttgttgaatggggttagtaagaacttcccaacctctccttcggatctctggatattcactctttttgagtttgaaagggacctcggggatcaccttcttcttggtcacaacttcatagaagtggtcttgatgcacccttgagatgaatctctccatctcccatgactcagaggtggaagcttttgccttccctttcctttttctagaggtttctccagccttaggtgccataaatggttatggaaaaacaaaaagcaacgcttttaccacaccaaacttagaaggtttgctcgtccttgagcaaaagaagaaagaaaatagtagaagaagaagaaatagaggggatggagggggctttgtgattcggccaagggggagaagtagtgtttaggttgtgtgaaaatgagggggtgaagatgggtttatataggagtggagagaggggtcgGGTtcagccattatgggtgggtttgggagggaaagtggtttgaatttggatggtgaggtaggtggggttttatgaaggatggatatgagtggtgaagagaatggttagatttgataggtgaggggtttttggggaagaggtaatgaggtgattggtgaatgggtgaggaagagagagagtggtggggaaggtggggatcctgtggggtccacagatcctgaggtgtcaaggataacTCATCGCTGCACCGAGTGGCGTGCAAAAACGCCCTTTCTGCCaatcttggcgttaaacaccaggctgctgcccttttctggcgtttaacgccagcttcttgcctattcctggcgttaaacgccagtctggtgcccctttctggcgctaaacgcccagaatggtgccagactgggcgttaaacgcccatttgctgcccttactggcgtttaaacgccagcaagtttttcctccagggtgtgctatttttcattctgttttccattctgtttttactttttcaattgattttgtgacttcacatgatcatcaacctattgaaaacataaaataacaatagaaaatagataaatataacattgggttgcctcccaacaagcgcttctttaatgtcaatagcttaacagtgggctctcatggagcctcatagatactcagagcaatgttggaacctcccaacaccaaacttagagtttgaatgtgggggttcaacaccaaacttaaagtttggttgtggcctcccaacaccaaacttagagtttgactgtgggggctctgtttgactctgtattgagagaagctcttcatgcttcctctccatggttacagagggatatccttgagccttaaacataagggagtcttcattcattTGGATGATCAgttctcctctatcaacatcaatcacagcctttgctgtggctaggaagggtcttcgaAGGATGATGGATTTAACCATACTCtttccagtctctaggattatgaaatcagcagggatgtagtggtcttcaacctttaccaagacatcctctacaagtccataagcctgtttccttgaattgtctgccatctccagtgagattcttgcagtttgtacctcaaagatccctaccttctccattacagagagaggcatgaggtttatgcttgaccctaggtcacacagagccttctcgaaggtcatggtgcctatggtacaaggtattgagaactttccaggatcctgcctcttttgaggtaatctctgcctagtcaagtcatccagttctttggtgagcaaagggggttcatcctcccaagtctcattaccaaataacttgtcatttagcttcatgattgctccaaggtacttagcaacttgctcttcagtgacatcttcatcctcttcagaggaagaatactcatcagagctcatgaatggcagaagtaaatccaatagaatctctatggtctcagtgtgagcctcagattcccatggttcctcatttgggaactcattggaggccagtggacgtccattgaggtcttcctcagtggcgatcactgcctcttcctcctctccgaATTTGgccatgttgatggccttgcactttccttttggattctcttctatattgcttggaagagtactaggagggagttcagtaattttcttgctcagctgactcACTTgcgcctccaaatttctaatggaggaccttgtttcagtcatgaaactttgagtggttttaattagatcagagactatggttgctaagtcagagtggctctgcttataattctctgtctgctgctgagatgatgatggaaaaggcttgccattgctaaacctgtttcttccaccgttgttgttgttgaagccttgttcaggcctctgttggtccttccatgagggATTTGGATAATTTTTCCATGAAGAATTGTAGGtttttccatagggttctcccatgtaattcacctcttccattgatgggttctcaggatcataagcttctttttcaAATGAAgagtccttagtactgcctggcacttgcattccagacagactttgagaaattatattgacttgctgagtcaatattttgttctgacccaatatggcatttagagtatcaatctcaagaactcctttcttctgatttgtcccattattcacaggattccattcagaagtgtacatgaattggttatttgcaaccatttcaatgagttcctgagcttttgcaggcgtcttcttcagatgaagagatcctctagcagagctgtccaatgacatcttggacagttcagacagaccatcatagaagatacctatgatgctccattcagaaagcatgtcagaagaacactttctgatcaattgtttgtatctttcccaagctttatagagggattcaccttccttctgtctgaaggtttggacttccactctaagcttactcaatttttgaggtggaaagaactttgccaagaaggcattgactagcttttcccaagagttcaggctttctttaggttgtgagtccaaccatatcctagctctgtctcttacagcaaaagggaagagtataagtctatagaccttagggtcaaccccattggtcttgacagtgtaaCAGATTTGCAAGTATTcatctaagaactgatgaggatcttccaatggaagtccatgaaacttgcaattctgttgtattagagaaactaattgaggcttaagctcaaagttgtttgctccaatggcagggatagagatgcttctcccatagaagtcgggagtaggtgcagtaaagtcacccagcaccttccttgcattgttggcattgttgttgtttttggctgccatatcttcttctagtttgaagatttctgttaggtcctctacagagagtagtgctttagcttctcttagctttcgcttcaaggtcctttcaggttcaggatcagcctcaacaagaatgcttttgtctttgctcctgctcatatgaaagagaagagaacaagaaagtatggaatcctctatgtcatagtatagagattctttgaggTGTTAGAGGaagagaaaaatagaagaaggatGTAGAAAGAGAcaaattcgaacttatcaagagagatAGAATCCGAATTATTGAtaatggaggagtgttagtccttaaatagaaggatgtgagaagaggggaagaattttcgaaaataaagaaaaagattttgaaataattaaaaaaaattttgaaaatttgacgaatgattttcgaaaattaagattgggaaagaaataaagtgattttgaaaaagattttgaaattagaaataaaaaagatatgattggaaattaattttgaaaaagatgtgattaagaagatatgattgaaaagatatggttttaaaaatatgtgattgaaaagatatgtttgaaaaacaatttaaaaagatttgatttttaaaattaatgacttggctaacaagaaatttaaaagatatgattcagaCATTATACCTTTCTCAACAGAAAAGGCAACATACTTGAAATGTTTGAATaaaatcattaattgttagcaagtatttttgaaaatggaaagaaatttattttgaaaagatatgattgaaaagatatgattttgaaaaagatttgattttgaaaaattatgaaaacttgaaaaaaatttgaattaaaaacaaaatcttccctcttgtgtcatcctggcgttaaacgcccagaatggataccattctgggcgtttaacgcccaaaactctacctttctgggcgttaaacgcccagccaggtaccctggctggcatttaaacgccagttttccttcttcactggggcgttttgaatgcccagctttttctgtttgattcctctgctgtatgttctgaatcttcaattctctgtattattgacttgaaaagacacacttttaaaaaaaaatttttgaatttttaattatgaggaataatcaaaatgcaactaagatcaaataaacaatgcatgcaagacaccaaacttagaagttcgTATactactaacaaattgagaatgcatatgagaaacaagaaaacacacaaaacaagagaatttaaagatcagagcaaggaaatcatcatgaacaacttgaagatcaatgaagaacataatgcatgtaatttccGAAAAAAATaaacacatgcaattgacaccaaacttaaaattagacactagactcaagcaagaaacataaaatatttttgattttaagattttgtaaatttttttggttttttcgaaaattattggaAAAATAATGGATTCAAAATTcataatgagaattccaggaatcatgcaatgttagtctaaagcttcagcaAGACATTCCATTCAagagctaaattgatgagaatcaatcagctttagTGATGATGAAAACATCAtctaaaactctagaattcattcttaagaaCTTTGAAgaacaaagtaaaataaaattacctaatctgagcaacaaaatgaaccg
The DNA window shown above is from Arachis ipaensis cultivar K30076 chromosome B08, Araip1.1, whole genome shotgun sequence and carries:
- the LOC107611013 gene encoding uncharacterized protein LOC107611013, giving the protein MEDLHEEEVVVEVQYEEDEGDTRQEEEEVSLKEPKRKAIVDESIPIPFPSMVKKAKKTPEFVLNMLQVFKKVEVTIPLLDAIQQIPKYAKILKDLCTYKDRTGELETLSLGSSISSLMKSIPEKCSDPGPCLVSCWIGGVTFYDCMCDLGAYVSIMTLSIFARLNLAPLKRSAAKFVLADKSVITIVGIAKDMLVTIKDLVFLVDFYILEMPPTDNRSSSSVLLGRPFLKASKFKLDAFTGTYSFEVVAEIQSEDYNRLYYPIIEGKDKHEDKQEKIDEDELHDHGEKEPQLEVKTELKPLPSHLKYAFLEDNQSEWVSPVQVVPKKSGITAIKKKDSEMVTTRVQNAWRIHIAPEDQEKTTFSCPFGTFSYKRMPFGLSMHPPLFSSA